The genome window TCAACCTGGCATCGTTTGGATCCTTGTTCTGGAGGAAGTTACCAGATGTTGGACTGCTGTTGGTTGAGGCTGCAGTGGACCGGTCATGGTGACAGAGACCTGCAGAGTGGCTGATATTGTAAATGTCAGGGCTGCTGTGGATATACCTGTTGATGTTCTGTTGTTGGAGGATCTTCTCCTCTATGGTGAGCTTAGTTGTGCTGTTGTCAGTCCAGTGAGGCCTACTGCTCAagaactgtttttcttcttgatcACTCTCTGTACTGTGATCAGAGGACTGCCTGGTCTTTGGCAACGTTTGTCTTTCtcctgtgataaaacaaaaaaaagttattcaaaAGTTATTTCTCACATTAATGTCTAATGAAGCTGTTCATTGATCAAAAGTCCATTTTGGCAGAGAactagctgttagcatgttgcTGCCTGAAGTTACTGACTCTGTTTCAGGCTGTGTTAGCTGAGAGTATTAGAGTTTGTACAACCTCGACAGTCTGAGCACTGTACACTGTACTTAATGTAACGTTACATCTGATCAACTGTTACAGAAAGctgggatttgttttttgacagtgGTGTCTAAATaagaaatatatatgtatttatctctgtataatgttgctttaaattttATCAGATGCGACATTGTTttaagacagacagaggaaataaagagagaagaaattTGTGACTCACCGATCTTTCTGTTCTTCAGAAATGCGCCAATAACAACAAGTACAGTCACAGCAATGACAGTAATGATAACTATAAAAGTGGAGTGAAAACCTGAAAGAACAGAGAAATAAGTCAGGATTTGTTCTTCACTTTGGGCCTCAAAGATAATGTTCATCCATTTTTCAAACATGGATTATCTGTTCAGGAATAAAGTATAAACTTAGAGTCGGTCCCACTGAACCTGTCAGAGCTCTGAAATGCTCCTCTGACTTTAGGAGGCAGGTTGTTCTCTGAAAAGCTTGGTCACCACGAGTCTTCAAGTGATAagattattttgatttgattggaGGCCAGAATAATAATGAACTAATTTTTCCTCAGACCATTCTGATGAAGACAAAACCTGAACAGAGTCAACAGCCGTGTAGCAGATGGTGCTTTAACACCCAACTACTGAATGAATTACCTGTTGAATGACACACTGATGATATCTGTGTAGAGGAAACACTTACCACGGGCTGGTGGTGGCTCTGTggatggaaatgaaataaaatgttaaaatgtgtgataaCATCAGGTTTCCgttgaggacatttttaaaaaatggtctAAAGGCTCCAATGTGTAAGATTTAGTGTCAGTAAGAAACAGAAAGACTTCAAACtcagatttccatttttttccttacaatttttgtcttttttcttattttccaaCTTAAGGGTCACACCtcaattcctttttttttacataagcCCTAATCCTCTTCTGTAAGTTTTAGTAATCAGACCATCTGCAGcttgtttgtggcgaccaaatTAGATATTTGAAGCCAAAACAAGAAGTTTTCTGAACCCTAACTGAACCCAAACATGTGcaagagaaacactgaaaatgtaacCTAAACtaacaacattaataaaaacagcgtttgaacatgtttgtggttttacagaaaataatttgacaacatttattctgttgcTTGAGTtgtgagacgaggggtgttcagttggttgcgtTGTGGTGGCAGATAAGATACTGGGTCATGATCATTCATATGAATACATTTGGAATATCCCCTGCAGTCCCAGCTGAGGTCTAACATTCAGCTCGACGCTGACATGGATGTTAGGGAAAGACCAATGTTTGATGCAACCTTTTATAATGACAGTGTTGAAATATTTGAGCAACAGGTGTTGCCAAAGATCACCCAAGGCCCAAGGAAGGAAAGGACCTTATTGAGGTTTTTGCAGGctgttaaaaacacatccaaGAATGAGAATAACAAGTGGCAAGCCCAGATGATCAGGATGATAAAAGGATGGTCCGGGGTGTGGAGGGCTACCTGTACCAAAAGTATATAACCTTTTGGACTGAAGACCTGCTGTTTCACCAATGATTTGAGACTGTGAGTGTCTTTTATAGTTAGTAAGTTTATTGTGAAGTTAAGAAAAGTAGTTCTCCACTACAGCAACTGCAACCAAaccactagatgccactcaATCTTACAGACTAGACTAGATTTTAGTGCTAAAATACTTTGAACagttatttaatattttctcttGTTCCATTTCAAGTTGCTTCAGTTTATCTGTACTCACCAACAACAAGTGTAACGGAGCTTCTTTGCAGTTTGGGAACAGAGCAGGTGTAATTTCCTGCGTCCTGCTCAGTGACGTCGGTCAGTTTTAGAGAAATGTTTCCTCTGGTCATCTCATCTGGGAAGAGAGAAGTTCTACCTTTGAAGTTCTGGTCCTGAGAAACTGGATCATCCCCCCTGTTTCTATAGACGTGGACCAGGACTGGACCACGTCTCCACTCCACTGATAGTGTTGTTACATCCAGTGGAGGCTCCAGGTGACACGgcaggatgatgtcatcactgacTAGTACTTTAACTGGTTGGTCTGAGCCAATCACATCAGACTGTCCTGGGGGAACAAAGATCACAGTTAGACTTCCTGTTGAAGCATCAGTGAACACTTTGTTCCtcaataatgataaaaaaaagtagaaatatcTGAGCAACAGCTGGTTCTAACtgagacattatttatttaaaatgtagtcAGGGGACTAATGGCTGGGCAGAATGATCCCATTCTACCTTTTTGACGTACCAACAATTAGTTTCACCTCAGCTTCCTTCTTCATTGCAGGGAGAGAACATTTGTAGGTTCCAGCATCAGACAGTTtcacactgaatattttcatggAGACGTTTCCACGCG of Acanthopagrus latus isolate v.2019 chromosome 10, fAcaLat1.1, whole genome shotgun sequence contains these proteins:
- the LOC119026861 gene encoding butyrophilin subfamily 1 member A1-like, coding for MKESVFLALLFTCLNLTVLLAAQTQLIGSHQPIVVLVSDDVLLPCHLEPAVSVSDETVVWTKAGLEPKYVHYHQDGRLLFEKQDPSYSLRTRLFMDELPRGNVSMKIFSVKLSDAGTYKCSLPAMKKEAEVKLIVGQSDVIGSDQPVKVLVSDDIILPCHLEPPLDVTTLSVEWRRGPVLVHVYRNRGDDPVSQDQNFKGRTSLFPDEMTRGNISLKLTDVTEQDAGNYTCSVPKLQRSSVTLVVEPPPARGFHSTFIVIITVIAVTVLVVIGAFLKNRKIGERQTLPKTRQSSDHSTESDQEEKQFLSSRPHWTDNSTTKLTIEEKILQQQNINRYIHSSPDIYNISHSAGLCHHDRSTAASTNSSPTSGNFLQNKDPNDARLKC